The window CAGAGCGCCACGTCGAAGCCGTCGCGGGCGAGCCGGGTGACCACGGCCCGTCCTATCCCGCGGGAGCCGCCGGTGACGAGGGCGACCGGTCGTGCGCCATCTGACATGTTGCTGCCTTTCGGTGGGCTTGCGGGTCGGTCTTTCGGGGGCGTTGCTTCGGAGCGGCGTCAAGCACAGTTGTCCGGGCCGGTAGGTGGCACGGACCGGATGCGCGGGGCCCTGCGACGGGCGCGGGGCCCCGCGAACACCGGTCGTACGGCGCCTGCTTGAGCATCCGTACGACGACTACTTGAGCTTCGAGTCGACCAGCGCGCGCACCTGGAGCAGGTTGGAGACCTGTTTGAAGTCGGACTCGGCGACCTTGATGCCGTACTTCTTCTCCAGGTTGACGACGATCTCCAAGGCCATGAGCGAGTCGACCTGGAGGTCGTCGACGAAGTGCGCCTCGTCGGTGACCTCTTCGACGGGGAGCTCCAGTGCGTCGGCGACGAGCGAGCGCAGTTCCTCGGTGTCGACGGCGACGGCGGTGTTCTCGGACATGTGGTGACTTCCTTCCGTACGGATCTACTGGGCGTTGCGAGTGGCGTGCGGTGGTGAAGGGGGGTCAGGCGGTGAGGATTTCGCCGCCGTCGATGCCGATGACGTTGCCGGTGAGCCACGACGAGTCGGACATCGACAGCAGGACGATCGCCTCGGCGACGTCCTCGGGCTCGGTGAGCCGCTTGTGCGGGTTGCGGGCCCGGCACACCTCGGCATACGCGGCGCTGTGCGGGATCTTCTCCAGGGCCGGCGTGAGCGTGGTGCCCGCACGCAGGGCGTTGGCCGCGATGCCGCGTGGCGCCAATTCGGCTGCCAGCTGGCGCAGATGGGCCTCCAGGGCCGCCTTGGCGGCGGAGACGGGACCGTAGCTGTCCAGGACCTGGGTGCTGCCCGCGCTGGTCATTCCGTAGATCTTCGCGCCGCGTCGGAGCAGGCCTGCGGCGAGCAGGTCCTGGGTCCAGTAG is drawn from Streptomyces sp. NBC_01717 and contains these coding sequences:
- a CDS encoding acyl carrier protein encodes the protein MSENTAVAVDTEELRSLVADALELPVEEVTDEAHFVDDLQVDSLMALEIVVNLEKKYGIKVAESDFKQVSNLLQVRALVDSKLK